From Manduca sexta isolate Smith_Timp_Sample1 unplaced genomic scaffold, JHU_Msex_v1.0 HiC_scaffold_2527, whole genome shotgun sequence, a single genomic window includes:
- the LOC119192253 gene encoding differentially expressed in FDCP 8 homolog: MAAALANDSPKYRNSLICCSPRTSDGTAGSPSSSSTSGCVSADESLDSTYIPKSIANKKLKIHSSASREDIEKAVIQCKELILNSTQCSDERKWLVRYLVELRLRLEDLKENDGQARLRVAIKGHHFEQQMNPSNRKQYCDHCSGVIWSIVQNSYVCSDCGYLCHYKCVDQICRICAHVVMTEKGEFEMNICPEKGLAAQDYKCVECQTALTFKDSWNEPRLCDYTGLYFCGTCHWNDPSPIPARVVHNWDWDKRYVSRIAYQMLTLSWSRPYIDVERINPRLFSFIAELEWVHKMRKDLEWMRRYLCACAEGSTLLSPLFVQLGDVNKKYSMAHLQAINDGSLETQLTELTEVCRAHITNCQLCSGKGYLCEVCGNNEVLYPFDSGAVMCEKCNSLYHRGCWLR, encoded by the coding sequence ATGGCCGCGGCGCTGGCGAACGACTCGCCTAAATATCGCAACAGTTTGATATGCTGCAGCCCAAGGACGTCGGATGGCACGGCAGGGAGTCCATCGTCGTCGTCCACGTCCGGCTGCGTTTCTGCAGACGAGAGCCTCGACTCCACCTACATCCCAAAGTCAATAGCAAACAAGAAACTCAAAATTCACAGTTCCGCGTCACGCGAAGACATAGAAAAAGCTGTGATTCAGTGCAAAGAACTAATTTTAAACAGTACTCAATGTTCTGATGAAAGAAAATGGCTGGTCAGATATTTAGTTGAGTTAAGATTAAGGCTAGAGGATTTAAAGGAGAACGATGGTCAGGCGAGGCTCCGGGTCGCCATCAAAGGTCACCATTTCGAACAACAAATGAATCCAAGCAACAGAAAACAGTATTGCGATCACTGCAGTGGTGTGATTTGGAGTATAGTGCAAAACTCGTATGTGTGTAGTGACTGTGGATATCTGTGCCACTACAAATGTGTAGACCAGATTTGCAGGATATGTGCACATGTTGTTATGACAGAAAAAGGGGAGTTTGAAATGAATATATGCCCTGAAAAAGGCCTGGCCGCTCAGGACTACAAGTGTGTTGAATGTCAAACAGCACTAACATTCAAAGACTCATGGAATGAGCCTCGTTTGTGTGACTATACTGGTCTTTACTTTTGTGGGACGTGTCACTGGAATGATCCATCTCCAATCCCAGCAAGAGTTGTCCATAACTGGGACTGGGACAAGAGGTATGTGTCACGGATTGCATACCAAATGTTGACACTATCATGGTCAAGACCGTACATTGATGTTGAGAGAATAAACCCTAGATTATTCAGCTTCATAGCTGAGCTGGAGTGGGTACACAAAATGAGGAAGGACTTGGAGTGGATGAGACGGTACTTATGTGCGTGTGCAGAGGGCTCTACTTTACTTTCACCACTATTTGTACAGCTGGGTGATGTAAACAAGAAGTACAGTATGGCACACTTGCAAGCCATTAATGATGGCTCCCTCGAGACACAGTTGACTGAACTGACAGAAGTATGTCGAGCGCACATAACAAACTGTCAGTTGTGTTCAGGCAAAGGTTATTTGTGTGAAGTATGTGGAAATAATGAGGTTTTATACCCATTTGACAGTGGCGCAGTGATGTGCGAGAAATGTAATTCTCTGTACCATAGAGGATGCTGGCTACGGTAA